The proteins below are encoded in one region of Saccopteryx leptura isolate mSacLep1 chromosome 1, mSacLep1_pri_phased_curated, whole genome shotgun sequence:
- the GCM1 gene encoding LOW QUALITY PROTEIN: chorion-specific transcription factor GCMa (The sequence of the model RefSeq protein was modified relative to this genomic sequence to represent the inferred CDS: deleted 1 base in 1 codon): MEPEDFDSEEKEILSWDINDLKLPQTVQKTDWFQEWPDSYEKYIYSSEDRNAQRHLSSWAMRNTNNHNSRILKKSCLGVVACSRDCLPRGGRKIYLRPAICDKARQKQQRKRCPNCDGPLKLIPCRGHGGFPVTNFWRHDGRFIFFQSKGEHDHPKPETKLEAEARRTMKKVHTASSSASLKLNRGPDTKSVPAEAQSWGSLPFTWSFQEGILLPGGDGGPLPADAPQKSLNDCLFKSYGLEGAADLAGPSPTVGPTELYEKCKVPNSRAYSGGDLPQPPVPGLLPDYDHLQTWNKNAALGRNPLNDNGCPSYPSPQTSWPYDFSPSQNSLEPLSQQIPVEPPAAKTSCHPLWPNAGGDLYDEKVHVDFNSYYPSTMCHSPQEDPFVLTYAPYPHHQYSLPAKSSKWNFDEEMRYVGLDHYNNEMLLNLCPLR, from the exons ATGGAACCTGAGGACTTTGATTCTGAGGAAAAAGAGATATTAAGCTGGGATATTAATGATCTAAAACTGCCACAG ACTGTGCAAAAGACCGACTGGTTCCAAGAGTGGCCCGATTCCTACGAGAAGTACATCTACAGCTCAGAGGACAGGAACGCGCAGAGGCACCTGAGCAGCTGGGCCATGCGCAACACCAACAACCACAACTCGCGCATCCTCAAGAAGTCCTGCCTGGGCGTGGTGGCGTGCAGCCGGGACTGC CTACCCCGGGGGGGCCGCAAGATCTACCTGCGACCGGCCATCTGCGACAAAGCCCGGCAGaagcagcaga GGAAACGCTGTCCCAACTGCGATGGGCCTCTGAAGCTGATTCCTTGCCGAGGCCACGGGGGCTTCCCAGTCACCAACTTCTGGAGGCATGACGGACGCTTCATATTTTTCCAG TCAAAGGGAGAACACGATCATCCAAAACCAGAAACCAAATTGGAAGCCGAGGCCAGACGAACGATGAAGAAAGTGCACACGGCGTCTTCCTCCGCCTCCTTAAAGCTGAACAGGGGCCCGGACACAAAG tctgttCCAGCGGAAGCACAAAGTTGGGGAAGTCTGCCTTTTACTTGGTCTTTCCAGGAAGGCATCCTATTACCTGGTGGTGATGGCGGACCTTTACCAGCGGACGCCCCCCAGAAGTCACTGAATGACTGCTTGTTTAAGAGTTACGGTTTGGAGGGAGCCGCTGATCTGGCAGGCCCCAGTCCGACCGTGGGCCCCACTGAGCTCTATGAGAAGTGCAAAGTGCCCAACAGTCGCGCCTACAGCGGTGGAGACCTGCCTCAGCCTCCTGTCCCGGGACTCCTCCCTGACTACGACCATCTGCAGACGTGGAATAAAAACGCTGCTTTGGGGAGAAATCCTCTTAATGACAACGGTTGTCCCAGTTACCCTTCTCCTCAGACCAGCTGGCCTTATGACTTCTCCCCCTCCCAGAACTCTCTAGAACCCCTTTCCCAGCAGATTCCAGTGGAACCGCCTGCAGCCAAAACTAGCTGTCACCCATTGTGGCCAAATGCAGGGGGCGATCTTTATGACGAGAAGGTGCATGTGGATTTTAACAGCTACTACCCTTCCACCATGTGCCATTCACCTCAGGAAGACCCCTTCGTCCTTACCTATGCCCCTTACCCTCACCATCAGTATTCACTGCCGGCCAAGAGCAGCAAATGGAATTTTGATGAAGAAATGAGGTACGTAGGTTTGGATCACTACAACAACGAAATGCTTCTAAACCTCTGCCCTTTAAGATGA